The following coding sequences are from one Treponema parvum window:
- a CDS encoding NADP-dependent isocitrate dehydrogenase, producing MSKIYMKNAVAELDGDEMTRVLWKVIKDKLLYPFVELKTEYYDLALKNRDEFDDEITYESAKAIRRLGIGVKCATITSNAARVEEYKLKRLTPSPNGIIRAELDGTVFRKPILASNLHGTVSCWKKPIVIGRHAYGDVYKNCEIKTDCPGKAELVFTGNDGKIIRKTIMEMDSPGIIQGIHNLDSSIGAFARSCFMFALNEKMSAWFGAKDTISKTYDGTFKDIFQTVYDREFKEKFEKLGLSYNYTLIDDAVARIMKSEGGILWICKNYDGDVMSDMLASANGSLAMMTSVLVNPEGVFEYEAAHGTVQKHYYRYLKGEKTSTNPVALIFAWSGALSKRGELDGTPDLCGFARKLEDATIKTIESGYMTGDLAGIAQGKTEVLDSWQFIDKIAERL from the coding sequence ATGAGTAAGATTTACATGAAAAACGCTGTCGCCGAACTCGACGGCGACGAAATGACCCGTGTTTTGTGGAAAGTTATAAAAGACAAACTTTTGTATCCCTTTGTCGAATTGAAGACCGAATATTACGACTTGGCTCTTAAAAACCGCGACGAATTCGATGATGAGATCACTTACGAATCCGCAAAAGCTATTCGCCGTCTCGGGATAGGCGTAAAATGCGCTACGATCACGTCGAACGCCGCACGCGTCGAAGAATATAAATTAAAACGTCTGACTCCAAGTCCCAACGGAATAATCCGCGCTGAACTTGACGGAACGGTTTTTAGAAAACCGATTTTGGCTTCAAATCTGCACGGAACGGTTTCCTGCTGGAAAAAACCCATTGTCATAGGGCGGCACGCTTACGGGGACGTATACAAAAATTGCGAAATCAAAACCGACTGTCCGGGCAAGGCCGAACTTGTATTTACGGGAAACGACGGAAAAATCATCCGTAAGACAATTATGGAAATGGATTCTCCCGGGATCATACAGGGAATCCATAACCTGGATTCTTCCATAGGGGCGTTTGCGAGAAGTTGTTTTATGTTCGCTCTTAATGAAAAAATGTCGGCTTGGTTCGGCGCAAAAGACACTATTTCAAAAACTTATGACGGAACTTTTAAAGATATATTTCAGACTGTTTATGACAGAGAGTTTAAAGAAAAATTTGAAAAACTGGGCTTGTCGTACAATTACACTCTCATCGACGATGCCGTCGCGAGGATTATGAAAAGCGAGGGCGGAATTTTATGGATATGCAAAAACTATGACGGAGACGTCATGAGCGACATGCTCGCTTCTGCTAACGGGAGTCTTGCTATGATGACGAGCGTTCTTGTAAACCCTGAAGGCGTTTTTGAATATGAAGCCGCTCACGGAACCGTTCAAAAGCATTATTACCGCTATCTGAAAGGCGAAAAAACTTCTACAAACCCAGTCGCGCTTATTTTTGCGTGGAGCGGGGCGCTTTCAAAACGCGGAGAACTTGACGGCACTCCGGATCTGTGCGGCTTTGCCCGTAAACTCGAAGATGCTACGATAAAAACCATCGAAAGCGGCTATATGACGGGCGATCTGGCCGGAATAGCGCAGGGCAAGACCGAAGTTCTGGATTCTTGGCAGTTTATAGACAAAATCGCGGAGCGCTTGTAG
- a CDS encoding hydratase, with protein MIKLYEGGAYLFDGIKILSEKEAAGELSRRHITKDEAKKGTIAYSILKAHNHSGNMNDLRLRFDAMASHDITFVGIIQTAMASGMKEFPVPYVLTNCHNSLCAVGGTINEDDHMFGLSACKKFGGIFVPPHIAVIHQYMREAMAGCSKMILASDSHTRYGALGTMAVGEGGGELVKQLLQDTYDIAYPEIVGVYLEGSPSPAVGPQDIALAIIGKVFKNGYVKNKVMEFVGPGIASMSADYRNGIDVMTTETTCWSSIWKTDEEIKNYLITHGRENEYKELNPSAVAYYDGMIRVNLSEIKPMIALPFHPSNVYTIKDFTANAGDILRTIEKDAETKFDGRVKPDLTGKLKNGKFHVQQGIIAGCAGGNYTNVIQAAHILKDKNCGDGEFSLSVYPSSQPVYFELVKNGALSDLIQAGVTVKTAYCGPCFGAGDTPANEAFSIRHTTRNFPNREGSKPGNGQISSVALMDARSIAATAVNKGILTSAEDISDLSEANAYTEYHFNENIYKNRVYQGFGKAEPSENLVYGPNIKPWPEQKALFPNILLKVCAKIMDAVTTTDELIPSGETSSYRSNPIGLAEFTLSRRDPEYVGRAKAVFSEEKERSDDPAAFSKTKTAKELLKLINSVPGCADIDFNTIEIGSVIYAVKPGDGSAREQAASCQRVLGGLANIAREYATKRYRSNVINWGMLPLLMEGEPDFENGSYIFVPEILKALDGDMQHIKAYVLPSLEKNEGSGKIKQIEFHIAELTESEKRIIKDGCLINFNRNRIS; from the coding sequence ATGATAAAACTGTATGAAGGCGGCGCATATCTTTTTGACGGAATAAAAATACTTTCGGAAAAGGAAGCTGCGGGAGAACTTTCCCGAAGGCACATAACAAAAGACGAAGCGAAAAAAGGTACAATCGCTTATTCCATCCTAAAGGCTCACAACCATTCCGGCAACATGAACGATTTGCGGCTCAGATTTGACGCTATGGCTTCCCACGACATAACATTCGTAGGAATTATACAGACGGCGATGGCTTCCGGTATGAAGGAATTTCCGGTTCCCTACGTACTGACAAACTGCCATAATTCCCTTTGCGCCGTAGGCGGAACTATAAACGAAGACGATCATATGTTCGGCCTTTCCGCATGCAAAAAATTCGGCGGAATATTTGTTCCCCCGCACATAGCGGTTATACATCAATATATGAGAGAAGCCATGGCCGGCTGCTCAAAAATGATCCTAGCTTCGGACAGCCACACCCGCTACGGAGCTCTTGGAACCATGGCGGTAGGAGAAGGCGGAGGAGAACTTGTAAAACAGCTTTTGCAAGACACATACGACATAGCTTATCCTGAAATTGTGGGAGTTTACCTTGAAGGAAGCCCCAGCCCTGCCGTGGGACCGCAAGACATAGCACTGGCCATTATAGGAAAGGTATTTAAAAACGGCTACGTAAAGAATAAGGTAATGGAATTCGTCGGACCGGGAATCGCTTCGATGTCTGCAGATTATAGAAACGGAATAGACGTTATGACCACGGAAACCACATGCTGGTCGTCCATATGGAAAACCGATGAGGAAATAAAAAATTACCTTATAACGCACGGCCGTGAAAATGAGTACAAGGAACTTAATCCTTCCGCCGTCGCCTATTACGACGGGATGATCCGCGTAAACCTGTCCGAAATAAAACCCATGATAGCTCTTCCGTTCCATCCGAGCAATGTTTACACAATAAAGGACTTTACAGCGAATGCAGGCGATATACTGCGCACGATAGAAAAAGATGCCGAAACAAAATTCGACGGCAGGGTAAAACCGGATCTTACCGGCAAACTTAAAAACGGCAAATTTCACGTTCAGCAAGGAATAATCGCAGGCTGCGCAGGAGGAAACTATACGAACGTCATTCAGGCGGCGCACATTCTTAAAGACAAAAACTGCGGCGACGGAGAATTCTCTCTTTCCGTTTATCCTTCGTCGCAGCCGGTCTATTTTGAACTTGTAAAAAACGGAGCTCTATCGGACCTCATACAGGCGGGAGTCACCGTAAAAACCGCCTACTGCGGCCCTTGCTTCGGCGCCGGCGACACCCCTGCCAACGAAGCCTTCAGCATACGTCACACGACACGGAATTTTCCGAACCGTGAAGGCTCGAAGCCCGGTAACGGACAAATTTCTTCGGTGGCGTTGATGGACGCGCGCTCAATAGCGGCTACGGCTGTCAACAAAGGAATTTTAACTTCCGCTGAAGACATCTCAGACCTCTCGGAAGCAAATGCGTATACCGAATATCATTTTAACGAAAACATATACAAAAACAGGGTTTATCAGGGATTCGGAAAGGCCGAACCTTCGGAAAACCTCGTCTACGGCCCAAACATAAAACCGTGGCCCGAACAAAAAGCTCTGTTTCCGAATATACTTTTAAAAGTTTGTGCAAAGATAATGGACGCCGTCACTACTACGGATGAACTGATTCCTTCGGGGGAAACTTCGTCGTACCGCTCAAATCCGATCGGCCTTGCGGAATTTACACTGTCGAGGCGCGATCCTGAGTACGTAGGCAGGGCAAAGGCCGTGTTTAGCGAAGAAAAGGAACGCTCAGATGATCCGGCGGCTTTTTCCAAAACAAAGACTGCGAAAGAACTTTTAAAACTGATCAATTCCGTTCCGGGCTGTGCCGACATCGATTTTAATACTATAGAAATCGGTTCCGTAATTTACGCCGTAAAACCCGGAGACGGTTCCGCACGCGAACAGGCGGCAAGCTGCCAAAGAGTCTTAGGAGGACTGGCAAACATCGCGCGCGAATATGCTACAAAACGATACCGTTCGAACGTCATAAACTGGGGAATGCTGCCGCTCCTTATGGAAGGCGAGCCTGATTTTGAAAACGGTTCTTACATATTTGTGCCTGAAATTCTAAAAGCCCTTGACGGCGACATGCAGCACATTAAGGCGTACGTTCTTCCATCTTTGGAGAAAAATGAAGGTTCCGGAAAAATAAAACAGATAGAATTTCACATAGCGGAACTTACGGAATCCGAAAAACGGATAATAAAAGACGGCTGTCTGATCAACTTCAACAGGAACAGAATAAGCTGA
- a CDS encoding glycosyltransferase family 4 protein, whose protein sequence is MKIGIDTFGCEHGRSGLGSYLLSLTADLPEAADIEYELFGAPIDRYTYSSSKQIGYNSVSVMDNIVAQWLWHFFMANRFSVKRGYDAVLYTAAAHMIPLSFKVPGIAIVNDCLSAAKKNFLYRTQILEGLKNSAKIIASSQFISNDLKNLGIDASKIEVIYNGINHSNFYPHPLEDRDTVTIKPFAIKRPYLIYATRMSGPQKKHIELIRAFTLFKEKTHSPHRLVLTGGNDVFTSEIQKESAKSSAVSDIFLTGYFPPDGFPDLYSGADACIFPSVNEGVGLPVIEAMATGIPVACADSGALREVTGGNAVFFDPDNIEQFSSSIELIVSDRDCREKLIACGIDWTRRFQWSETAQKTVELIKKVL, encoded by the coding sequence ATGAAGATCGGAATTGATACTTTCGGTTGTGAGCACGGGCGTTCGGGCTTGGGTTCTTATCTTTTGTCGCTTACCGCAGATTTACCTGAAGCTGCGGACATAGAGTATGAACTTTTCGGCGCTCCGATCGACAGATATACGTATTCTTCTTCAAAACAGATAGGTTATAATTCCGTGTCCGTAATGGACAATATCGTAGCTCAGTGGCTGTGGCACTTTTTTATGGCGAATCGATTCTCCGTAAAAAGAGGATACGACGCAGTTTTATATACCGCTGCGGCTCACATGATTCCGCTTTCATTTAAAGTGCCCGGGATAGCGATCGTGAACGACTGTCTTTCCGCTGCTAAAAAGAATTTTTTGTACCGTACGCAAATTCTGGAGGGACTTAAAAATTCCGCGAAAATCATCGCTTCAAGTCAATTTATCAGCAACGATCTTAAAAACTTGGGTATAGACGCTTCAAAGATCGAGGTTATTTACAACGGGATCAATCACAGCAATTTCTATCCGCATCCGCTTGAAGACCGCGACACGGTGACGATAAAGCCTTTTGCAATCAAGCGTCCGTATCTTATTTACGCTACGCGCATGAGCGGCCCTCAAAAAAAGCATATAGAATTGATCCGCGCGTTTACTCTGTTTAAAGAAAAAACACATTCTCCTCACCGTTTGGTATTGACGGGCGGGAACGACGTTTTCACTTCGGAAATTCAAAAGGAAAGCGCAAAATCTTCCGCCGTTTCCGACATATTTTTGACCGGCTATTTCCCTCCGGATGGATTCCCCGATCTTTATTCCGGGGCTGACGCATGCATCTTTCCTTCGGTAAATGAAGGCGTGGGCTTGCCTGTGATAGAAGCTATGGCGACGGGAATTCCCGTAGCCTGCGCCGACAGCGGCGCCCTGCGCGAGGTTACCGGCGGCAACGCCGTGTTTTTCGATCCGGACAATATAGAACAGTTTTCTTCCTCTATAGAATTGATCGTAAGCGACCGCGATTGCCGGGAAAAGCTCATAGCCTGCGGCATAGATTGGACGCGCCGCTTTCAATGGTCTGAAACTGCGCAAAAAACCGTTGAACTTATAAAGAAGGTTCTATAG
- a CDS encoding DEAD/DEAH box helicase, whose amino-acid sequence MHKESGFLQLGIKESLVERLKLLSICKPTAVQTQVIPAVTEGCHVIFRSETGTGKTFSYLLPLIQKFEDETEDGQKKTDNLAADSKQNSKRQDTAYSTGIEPFARIRMIVAAPTYELASQIRCAVQSVSSLKTALFIGGAPIRRQIETLKEKPVIVVGNPARLLELIRLKKLKPDGIRAIVFDEADRLTSKELREESTGLLSLMPKNVQFIACSATITEETKKILMGSLKNRGENDKKVKTFFLPSEDILRGRITHLAIFAESRNKIDVLRRFLNAQATQAAQTAKAQKTDQTVRTFQTDQSHPPPEKILIFTSRADQVENIVAKLNFKKIDCMGLYSKADKKRRRSAIDRFRSGKCKILVTSDLAARGLDISGITHVIQMDMPANDDFFIHRAGRTARAGKTGVNLVIGDEYEMDLYSRLEKRLKITVYPKELREGKLVSP is encoded by the coding sequence ATGCATAAAGAATCCGGATTTTTACAGCTCGGCATAAAAGAATCTCTAGTCGAAAGGCTTAAACTTCTTTCAATATGCAAACCGACGGCAGTGCAGACACAGGTAATCCCCGCCGTTACGGAAGGCTGCCACGTTATATTCCGGTCGGAAACGGGAACGGGAAAGACCTTTTCATATCTTTTGCCGCTGATACAGAAATTTGAAGACGAAACGGAAGACGGTCAAAAAAAGACAGACAACCTCGCCGCAGATTCAAAGCAAAACTCCAAACGGCAGGACACTGCTTACAGCACAGGTATTGAACCTTTCGCACGGATAAGAATGATAGTTGCAGCTCCTACTTACGAACTCGCGTCTCAAATAAGATGCGCGGTTCAGAGCGTAAGCAGCCTAAAGACAGCTCTATTCATAGGAGGCGCGCCGATACGCCGCCAAATTGAAACATTAAAAGAAAAACCCGTCATTGTAGTAGGAAACCCGGCGCGCCTCTTAGAGCTTATCCGTTTAAAAAAGCTTAAACCCGACGGGATAAGGGCGATAGTCTTTGACGAAGCGGATCGCCTGACTTCAAAAGAATTACGGGAAGAAAGTACAGGTCTTTTATCGCTCATGCCTAAAAACGTTCAGTTTATAGCATGTTCGGCAACGATTACGGAAGAGACAAAAAAGATATTAATGGGCTCTTTGAAAAACAGAGGCGAAAACGATAAAAAAGTTAAAACCTTTTTTTTGCCTTCCGAAGATATTTTGCGCGGCAGGATCACACATCTGGCGATCTTTGCGGAATCAAGGAATAAGATCGACGTGCTCCGCCGTTTTTTAAATGCCCAAGCGACGCAAGCGGCACAAACGGCAAAAGCCCAAAAAACGGATCAAACAGTCCGAACATTCCAAACGGATCAATCGCATCCGCCGCCTGAAAAAATTCTTATCTTTACTTCCCGCGCCGATCAGGTAGAAAATATCGTCGCAAAGCTCAACTTTAAAAAGATAGACTGCATGGGGCTCTATTCAAAGGCGGACAAAAAACGGCGAAGATCCGCAATTGACCGGTTCAGAAGCGGCAAATGCAAAATTCTTGTCACGAGCGACCTCGCCGCAAGGGGGCTCGACATCAGCGGAATAACCCACGTCATACAGATGGACATGCCCGCTAACGACGATTTTTTTATTCACAGGGCCGGCCGCACGGCGAGAGCCGGCAAAACCGGCGTAAACTTGGTCATAGGCGACGAATACGAAATGGATCTGTACTCCCGGCTCGAAAAGCGCCTCAAGATAACCGTGTATCCTAAGGAGCTGCGGGAAGGAAAGCTGGTATCGCCGTGA
- a CDS encoding GIY-YIG nuclease family protein, translating into MGRKLTVYMIDGAANGPRTIEIGNWSGKAIYSPRAKLSELIKREEFDKPGIYILRSDPTKNGYNDKIYIGEAERVGDRLKQHLNNPDRDFSECIIFISKDEMLTKSHIKYLESRLVEIAVQAKNAEIENVNTPTKSSLSEADISDMEYFLEQIKLILPINGINALVANSIVPETYNKIEEQLKNDLKFYIKSKDAETEMCETSEGYVVFKGSTATKQLSNSINKTWLNLREKLIDSGNLSDQGNKYVFEKDTIFSSTSAASSIIMGRQSSGPAEWKTKNGKSYKEITEENSK; encoded by the coding sequence ATGGGAAGAAAACTTACAGTTTATATGATAGATGGTGCCGCAAATGGTCCTAGAACAATTGAAATTGGAAATTGGTCTGGTAAAGCAATTTATTCACCTCGTGCAAAACTTTCTGAATTAATAAAACGTGAAGAATTTGATAAACCTGGTATTTATATTTTAAGATCTGATCCAACGAAAAACGGATATAATGATAAAATTTATATTGGAGAAGCTGAACGAGTTGGAGATAGACTTAAACAACATTTAAATAATCCTGATAGAGATTTTTCTGAATGTATTATTTTTATAAGTAAAGATGAAATGCTTACAAAATCACATATAAAATATTTGGAATCTAGACTAGTCGAAATTGCAGTACAAGCCAAAAACGCAGAAATTGAAAATGTTAATACACCAACAAAATCTTCTTTATCAGAAGCTGATATTTCTGATATGGAATACTTTCTAGAACAAATAAAATTAATATTGCCTATAAATGGAATTAATGCTTTAGTTGCCAATTCAATTGTTCCAGAAACATATAATAAAATTGAAGAACAATTAAAAAATGATTTAAAATTTTACATAAAATCAAAAGATGCGGAAACGGAAATGTGTGAAACATCAGAAGGTTATGTAGTTTTTAAAGGATCTACAGCAACTAAGCAATTGTCAAATTCAATTAATAAAACCTGGTTAAATTTGCGTGAAAAACTTATTGATTCTGGAAATCTAAGTGATCAAGGGAATAAATATGTTTTTGAAAAAGATACTATTTTTTCGAGTACAAGTGCAGCTTCTTCAATAATCATGGGAAGGCAATCGTCTGGTCCAGCAGAATGGAAAACAAAAAATGGTAAATCATATAAAGAGATTACAGAAGAGAATTCAAAATAA
- a CDS encoding DUF1697 domain-containing protein → MDYIALLRGINVGNSVKINMKELKTLFKQCGFSNVSTYINSGNVIFKSNDEENSITENIEKALHITTGNEVKVLVKTKSEMVKIANSIPVDWQNNDDQKTDVAYLFESIDNENIINELPIKKEYIQLIYVKGALIWNVRREDYNKSHLNKIISHKVYKDMTIRNVNTARYLAK, encoded by the coding sequence ATGGATTATATAGCATTGCTCAGGGGTATCAATGTCGGAAACTCGGTAAAAATTAATATGAAAGAATTGAAAACATTGTTTAAGCAATGCGGTTTTTCAAACGTTTCAACATATATCAATTCCGGAAATGTCATTTTTAAATCAAATGACGAGGAAAACAGTATCACGGAAAATATTGAAAAAGCATTACATATAACGACCGGGAATGAAGTAAAAGTATTGGTAAAGACAAAAAGCGAGATGGTAAAAATAGCAAACAGTATCCCCGTTGATTGGCAAAATAATGATGATCAAAAAACCGATGTAGCGTATTTATTTGAATCAATAGATAATGAAAACATAATAAATGAATTACCGATAAAAAAGGAATATATACAATTAATATATGTTAAGGGTGCGTTAATTTGGAATGTTCGACGCGAAGATTATAATAAAAGCCATTTAAATAAAATAATATCGCATAAAGTATATAAAGATATGACAATACGAAATGTTAATACGGCTCGATATCTTGCAAAGTAA
- a CDS encoding flavocytochrome c yields MEITMKKMLLNFCAVLALCLAGCAKGGSYTAGTYTASAKGMGGDVNVSVTFSKSAITKIEIGAHNETPGISDTPIKEIPAQIIKTQSLAVDMVSGATFTSKAILAAVADTVEQAGGDVAALQSKKAKAKAGKAVKKTTDVVIIGGGGAGLSAAVEAASHGAKVILIEKMPILGGNTLLSYAELACPNNWLQQGKGIKDSPEQFAKEMYEGGGKFAKKELVDIVANNATAGALWLRDVIGVKYQDYLVHEGGHSVPRAVEPIELGAGMITPLKEYAEKIGVEILLNTKGEELIKDKSGKIVGVQAVQKDNTPIVLTANRAVVLATGGFGANVEMRQKYNKRWETLDASVKTTNSPAIVGDGIVMAEKVNANLIGMEYIQLYPFNNPITGVFYGIEAPSWSGEGLIYVNKDGKRFVNEVGMRDVRAEGILAQGGVAYAIYNQEVADRLHLEEKFKDEYAKTLADGVFFKADTLEEIANHFGINAANLVKTMDAYNKGIENNNDEFGRKTSMVTMKSGPWFILKGVVSVHHTMGGVEINEKAQVLDVNGKPIPGLYAAGEVTGGIHGNNRVGTCAISDIVVFGRIAGTNAANTAQQ; encoded by the coding sequence ATGGAGATTACGATGAAAAAAATGCTTTTAAACTTCTGCGCGGTTTTAGCCTTATGCTTGGCCGGATGCGCAAAGGGCGGATCGTATACGGCAGGTACGTATACCGCAAGCGCAAAAGGAATGGGCGGAGACGTCAACGTTTCCGTTACGTTCAGCAAATCGGCGATTACAAAGATCGAAATCGGCGCGCACAATGAAACGCCCGGTATTTCCGATACGCCGATAAAGGAAATTCCCGCGCAAATTATTAAAACGCAAAGTTTGGCCGTCGATATGGTAAGCGGCGCGACTTTTACGTCCAAGGCGATTTTGGCGGCCGTTGCAGATACGGTCGAACAGGCTGGCGGAGATGTCGCCGCGCTTCAATCAAAAAAGGCAAAAGCTAAAGCGGGAAAGGCCGTAAAAAAGACGACCGATGTTGTCATTATCGGAGGAGGAGGCGCGGGTTTGTCGGCTGCGGTTGAAGCGGCTTCGCACGGCGCGAAAGTTATCCTTATCGAAAAAATGCCCATACTCGGCGGCAATACGCTTTTGTCCTATGCCGAACTTGCGTGCCCGAACAATTGGTTGCAGCAGGGAAAAGGCATTAAAGACAGCCCCGAACAATTTGCAAAGGAAATGTATGAAGGCGGCGGTAAATTTGCAAAAAAAGAACTGGTCGATATCGTTGCAAACAACGCGACGGCGGGAGCGCTGTGGCTTCGCGATGTTATCGGCGTAAAATATCAGGATTATCTGGTACACGAAGGCGGACACAGCGTTCCGCGTGCGGTCGAACCGATCGAACTCGGAGCCGGCATGATTACGCCTTTAAAAGAATACGCTGAAAAAATCGGAGTGGAAATTCTTTTGAACACGAAGGGCGAAGAGCTGATAAAAGACAAGTCCGGAAAGATCGTCGGCGTACAGGCGGTGCAAAAAGACAATACCCCGATCGTACTGACTGCAAACAGAGCCGTTGTGCTTGCGACCGGCGGTTTCGGAGCGAATGTTGAAATGCGTCAAAAATACAACAAGCGCTGGGAAACGCTCGACGCATCGGTTAAGACAACCAACTCCCCCGCCATCGTCGGCGACGGAATTGTCATGGCCGAAAAAGTCAACGCGAATTTAATCGGCATGGAATACATTCAGCTCTATCCGTTTAACAATCCCATTACCGGCGTGTTCTACGGCATCGAAGCGCCGAGTTGGTCGGGAGAAGGTTTGATTTACGTCAACAAAGACGGTAAGCGTTTTGTCAACGAAGTCGGCATGCGCGATGTGCGCGCGGAAGGCATTCTCGCACAAGGCGGCGTCGCATACGCGATCTACAATCAGGAAGTCGCCGACCGTCTGCACCTTGAAGAAAAATTCAAAGACGAATACGCAAAAACTTTGGCGGACGGCGTCTTTTTCAAAGCCGACACGCTCGAAGAAATCGCGAATCATTTCGGCATCAACGCCGCAAATCTCGTCAAAACGATGGACGCGTACAATAAAGGCATCGAAAATAACAACGACGAATTCGGCAGAAAGACGAGTATGGTTACGATGAAGAGCGGACCGTGGTTTATTTTGAAAGGTGTCGTTTCCGTGCATCATACGATGGGCGGCGTTGAAATCAACGAAAAAGCGCAAGTGCTCGACGTCAACGGAAAACCGATTCCCGGTTTATATGCGGCGGGCGAAGTGACCGGCGGCATTCACGGCAATAACCGCGTCGGAACCTGCGCGATTTCCGACATCGTCGTATTCGGCAGAATCGCCGGTACGAACGCTGCAAACACGGCGCAGCAATAA